One window of Oryza brachyantha chromosome 12, ObraRS2, whole genome shotgun sequence genomic DNA carries:
- the LOC102713040 gene encoding protein INVOLVED IN DE NOVO 2-like isoform X2 yields MAESRNAGDDLGGRMQLISSKVESKIFFHKDAMVEYVEIKKVIGDLSEEKARMEQEHHGRVAKELLEPLQERLDAANRELLSAKQQIVQVREELVAAKQQLGQKNGELELLRKKIQEDHEGNTDVLEKTNAKVHHQQQQHHDSSPEHFQSNGVQTRSMRKGEKLFQEYLGYGRLEHDLNARWSGRQQLIKDTTIGRHASRDDDLDIIREKLIKGFIEIDAEHHIGIKEIGVLNDNPFQSACGEKLPPEEADTVASEMNSLWQKLLNDTTWNPFHTITVDNDRQVEVIDADDEKLKELNMTWGEGPYKSVTDALLERKEYSIQGPGVFDLWNYREGRRASPGECIEYIFDQVKQLKQARRKSPRLGA; encoded by the exons ATGGCGGAATCAAGAAACGCAGGCGATGATCTCGGCGGCCGCATGCAGCTGATCTCGTCGAAGGTCGAGTCCAAGATCTTCTTCCACAAGGACGCCATGGTGGAGTACGTGGAGATCAAGAAGGTGATCGGCGACCTCTCCGAGGAGAAGGCGAGGATGGAGCAAGAACACCACGGGAGGGTGGCCAAGGAGCTCCTGGAGCCATTGCAGGAGAGGCTTGATGCAGCAAACCGGGAGCTTCTCAGTGCGAAACAGCAGATCGTGCAGGTCAGGGAGGAGCTTGTGGCAGCCAAGCAGCAGCTGGGCCAGAAGAATGGTGAGCTTGAGCTTTTGAGGAAAAAGATTCAGGAGGATCATGAAGGCAACACTGATGTTCTTGAGAAGACCAATGCTAAAGTtcatcatcagcagcagcagcaccatgATAGCTCTCCTGAACATTTCCAGTCCAATGGG GTGCAGACAAGATCAATGCGTAAAGGGGAGAAACTGTTCCAGGAATACTTGGGTTATGGTCGTCTCGAACATGATCTGAATGCACGGTGGTCTGGTCGACAACAGCTGATTAAAGATACAACTATTGGCCGCCATGCAAGCAGGGATGATGACTTGGATATAATAAGAGAAAAGCTAatcaag GGATTCATTGAAATTGATGCTGAGCATCATATCGGAATAAAGGAAATTGGGGTGTTGAATGATAATCCATTCCAATCTGCCTGCGGTGAGAAGTTGCCACCTGAAGAAGCTGATACGGTGGCTTCTGAGATGAACTCCCTGTGGCAGAAGCTACTCAATGACACAACCTGGAATCCCTTCCACACAATCACAGTTGACAACGATCGCCAA GTAGAGGTCAtagacgccgacgacgagaagCTGAAAGAGCTTAATATGACATGGGGAGAAGGCCCTTACAAGTCTGTCACTGATGCATTGCTGGAGAGGAAGGAATACAGCATCCAGGGACCGGGCGTGTTCGATCTTTGGAACTacagggaagggaggagggcTTCTCCTGGAGAGTGCATTGAGTATATCTTTGATCAGGTGAAGCAGCTCAAGCAAGCCCGTAGAAAGTCTCCCAG GTTGGGGGCGTAA
- the LOC121056003 gene encoding xyloglucan galactosyltransferase KATAMARI1 homolog — MDGLHLHGSMAVLRAAGRCLLPLVIPASCVLWVLFFFPSPSPELAVRRESFQPTVTLPVQVRRDVGMSPPPPPPPLPERGEIVHASPPPPPARQEHPARRADRCAGRYVYVHELPSRFNSDLLRDCRSLSEWTDMCRHVANAGIGPRLTRTGGVLPATGWYDTNQFTLEVIFHARMKRYGCLTADVSRAAAVYVPYYAGLDVGRYLWGFSNGVRDALAEDLAEWLRSTPAWAAHGGRDHFLVGGRIAWDFRREDGGEGSQWGSRLLLLPEATNMTALVIEASPWHAATDVGVPYPTYFHPWRAADVSAWQRDVRRARRPWLFAFAGGGRRRGDDHHHGGGGVVRDRIIRQCARSRRCGLLRCGAHGRRDDCYDPGNVMRLFKSAAFCLQPRGDSYTRRSVFDAILAGCVPVFFHPGSAYTQYRWHLPRDHTAYSVFVPEDGVRNGTVRLEDVLRRISAAKVAAMREQVIRMIPTVVYRDPRGPSSGVPRDAVDVAVDGMIERIRRIKRGLPPGGEDDGGEHRWDTYFDKQ; from the coding sequence ATGGATGGTTTGCATTTGCATGGATCGATGGCGGTGCTCCGGGCGGCCGGGAGGTGCCTCCTGCCGCTCGTCATCCCGGCGTCCTGCGTCCTGTgggtgctcttcttcttcccctcgccgtcgccggagctcgccgtccgccgcgagAGCTTCCAGCCGACCGTTACGTTGCCGGTGCAAGTGCGGCGCGACGTTGgcatgtcgccgccgccgccgccgccgccgctgccggagcGTGGGGAGATCGTTCACGcgtcacctccgccgccgccggcgcgtcAAGAACATCCGGCGAGGAGGGCCGACCGGTGCGCCGGTCGGTACGTCTACGTCCACGAGCTGCCGAGCCGGTTCAACTCCGACCTGCTCCGCGACTGCCGGTCGCTGTCGGAGTGGACGGACATGTGCCGGCACGTCGCCAACGCTGGCATCGGCCCGCGGCTGACGCGCACCGGCGGCGTGCTCCCGGCCACCGGCTGGTACGACACCAACCAGTTCACCCTGGAGGTCATCTTCCACGCCAGGATGAAGCGCTACGGCTGCCTGACCGCCGACGtgtcccgcgccgccgccgtctacGTGCCCTACTACGCAGGGCTCGACGTCGGCCGCTACCTGTGGGGGTTCAGCAACGGCGTCCGCGACGCTCTCGCCGAGGACCTCGCCGAGTGGCTCCGGTCGACGCCGGCGtgggcggcgcacggcgggcGCGACCACttcctcgtcggcggccggATCGCGTGGGACTTCCGgcgcgaggacggcggcgaggggagccAGTGGGGAAGccgcctgctcctcctcccggAGGCGACCAACATGACGGCGCTCGTCATCGAGGCGAGCCCGTGGCACGCCGCCACCGACGTCGGCGTGCCGTACCCGACCTACTTCCACCCGtggcgcgccgccgacgtgtcCGCGTGGCAGCGCGAcgtgcgccgcgcgcggcgtcCGTGGCTGTTCgcgttcgccggcggcgggcgccgccgcggcgacgaccaccaccacggcggcggcggcgtcgtccgcGACCGCATCATCCGCCAGTGCGCGCGCTCCCGGCGGTGCGGGCTCCTCCGGTGCGGCGCCCACGGCCGGCGCGACGACTGCTACGACCCAGGCAACGTCATGCGGCTGTTCAAGAGCGCCGCCTTCTGCCTCCAGCCGCGGGGGGACTCGTACACGCGGCGGTCGGTGTTCGACGCGATCCTCGCCGGCTGCGTGCCGGTCTTCTTCCACCCGGGCTCCGCCTACACGCAGTACCGGTGGCACCTGCCGCGCGACCACACCGCCTACTCGGTGTTCGTCCCGGAGGACGGCGTGCGCAACGGCACGGTGAGGCTGGAGGACGTGCTCCGGCGGATCAGCGCGGCGAAGGTGGCGGCCATGCGGGAGCAGGTGATCAGGATGATCCCCACCGTCGTGTACAGGGACCCCAGGGGGCCGTCGTCCGGCGTGCCCAGGGACGCCGTggacgtcgccgtcgatgGCATGATCGAGAGGATCAGGAGGATCAAGCGAGGGCTCCCTCCCGGAGgcgaagacgacggcggcgagcatcGGTGGGACACCTACTTCGACAAGCAGTGA
- the LOC102713040 gene encoding protein INVOLVED IN DE NOVO 2-like isoform X1 produces MAESRNAGDDLGGRMQLISSKVESKIFFHKDAMVEYVEIKKVIGDLSEEKARMEQEHHGRVAKELLEPLQERLDAANRELLSAKQQIVQVREELVAAKQQLGQKNGELELLRKKIQEDHEGNTDVLEKTNAKVHHQQQQHHDSSPEHFQSNGVQTRSMRKGEKLFQEYLGYGRLEHDLNARWSGRQQLIKDTTIGRHASRDDDLDIIREKLIKGFIEIDAEHHIGIKEIGVLNDNPFQSACGEKLPPEEADTVASEMNSLWQKLLNDTTWNPFHTITVDNDRQVEVIDADDEKLKELNMTWGEGPYKSVTDALLERKEYSIQGPGVFDLWNYREGRRASPGECIEYIFDQVKQLKQARRKSPRYSADRA; encoded by the exons ATGGCGGAATCAAGAAACGCAGGCGATGATCTCGGCGGCCGCATGCAGCTGATCTCGTCGAAGGTCGAGTCCAAGATCTTCTTCCACAAGGACGCCATGGTGGAGTACGTGGAGATCAAGAAGGTGATCGGCGACCTCTCCGAGGAGAAGGCGAGGATGGAGCAAGAACACCACGGGAGGGTGGCCAAGGAGCTCCTGGAGCCATTGCAGGAGAGGCTTGATGCAGCAAACCGGGAGCTTCTCAGTGCGAAACAGCAGATCGTGCAGGTCAGGGAGGAGCTTGTGGCAGCCAAGCAGCAGCTGGGCCAGAAGAATGGTGAGCTTGAGCTTTTGAGGAAAAAGATTCAGGAGGATCATGAAGGCAACACTGATGTTCTTGAGAAGACCAATGCTAAAGTtcatcatcagcagcagcagcaccatgATAGCTCTCCTGAACATTTCCAGTCCAATGGG GTGCAGACAAGATCAATGCGTAAAGGGGAGAAACTGTTCCAGGAATACTTGGGTTATGGTCGTCTCGAACATGATCTGAATGCACGGTGGTCTGGTCGACAACAGCTGATTAAAGATACAACTATTGGCCGCCATGCAAGCAGGGATGATGACTTGGATATAATAAGAGAAAAGCTAatcaag GGATTCATTGAAATTGATGCTGAGCATCATATCGGAATAAAGGAAATTGGGGTGTTGAATGATAATCCATTCCAATCTGCCTGCGGTGAGAAGTTGCCACCTGAAGAAGCTGATACGGTGGCTTCTGAGATGAACTCCCTGTGGCAGAAGCTACTCAATGACACAACCTGGAATCCCTTCCACACAATCACAGTTGACAACGATCGCCAA GTAGAGGTCAtagacgccgacgacgagaagCTGAAAGAGCTTAATATGACATGGGGAGAAGGCCCTTACAAGTCTGTCACTGATGCATTGCTGGAGAGGAAGGAATACAGCATCCAGGGACCGGGCGTGTTCGATCTTTGGAACTacagggaagggaggagggcTTCTCCTGGAGAGTGCATTGAGTATATCTTTGATCAGGTGAAGCAGCTCAAGCAAGCCCGTAGAAAGTCTCCCAGGTACAGTGCAGACAGAGCATAA